tggaaaaatatttcctaccaaaatttaagaaaaatactACCAAATTCGGCCAATACTTACCAAATGTCCTACAAACCAAAAAGGCACCATAAGTTCTTAAACCTATTAGCCATTTTggtattccatttgcaacacatcaaattttacattttcaacACTACAAagtactaggttaggttgaaaagagggtgcagatattaatccgccccatgccactatgggaatacacctaagccagtaatcggcttgttgtgcgctctaaaaactataaagtaatctctaaaaacaaaattttaagttagcaattccgtgcaacttacaaaatccttagttgttttccataccactcccctaagttggttcatgtctggtattgtatctccacctaagtgccggtatgtgttagacgcgaaagccgggcaatgacaaaggaaatgctcaaacgtctcatcatcttccccgcatgctctacacatgctatcactgtagagccagtggactaccctcggattcaggccccatttcgagcctacggcccgtctacatagtggccaatatctgtgagccttctcagtgagCCGAAAGGcgaaagtaagtattggtcttatcacgctcctgtagagccagtggactatcctcggattcaggccccatttcgagcctgcggcccgtctacagagatatcccagggaattgtaaagcggacgagctggcGAGAGTAGAAActtccctacacattccagggatactggaatctgtggatatgcctctagcgacatgtaagctaagttttcaggaccaggcccgaaggacaacgaatgataaatggttacaaagagggggcttgcaaaactatgtggcctcatctagacttgaagaggtctaccgctttgctgtcattggctagaacagacgtctcagtcttccaatgtgacatttccaattcagtttcctgtccaagatcacaccttattatttgaccttgtcagatattaaattggcccaccttcgtcttcctcgtgcaggcatatttcagtcttctctgggttaacattgagacctctgggtctagcccagtcatacgcCATATGCAAGAatctttcggcctttctgcatagttCTTATAATACcttagaagtgttataacatcgtcgtagcagacgggttcaaatccctcctcagtcagcatccgtaataggtcatttatggtggtcacccataggagtggcgataaaatgccccccagtggcgtgccttgtgccactttctcccttatacttatgccatgggacacacaatttatccacctgttccttagcatatggtttatccagtctctaagaaccgggtccacacggtgctggtctaaggattggatcagtgtgtcgatctGCACAATGTCAAAAGCCCccacgatgtcaatgcataccgccagggtgtaagtttttgcatcgaaggattctcctattttatgcacaacttcgtgcagggcagtctccaccgaccttcccttgacataggcatgctgtttatatttaagcagttcgctggatgtcctactataAACAGAACCCTTGCCTCCAGGAGTCTTTTTATTCTAAATAGAACAAAATCAAAGCCTATTGGTTTCAgctgaacaaacaaacaaatccaacaatttaataacttttgttgaaatattGCCTTTAAAAATGTCCTTGAAAATTTGTGTTctgtggcatttttttttttaattttggctttaaagaatatttgattgaaTAAATTCTATctgaaaattgcaataaaattttgtcttaagaaaaaacttcattgaaattgtGTAGGTGTTTGGAAAAAACTTCGTTAATATTatatgtttagaaaaaatttctttaaattttgtatcaCAGGAAAAGAATTGTTTAAttattttagtgaaaatttcactttctAGTTTTTCTATACTTATCCTGCATATCCTAGGGTCgatgtttaaaaatattaaaaacttgcgcatatttttttaataagctCAGTTTTTAAACAGTATAAAAGCCCAGTTCAGGAAAAACTTGGTCCATTAAACACCTTAGAAACTTACCTAGACGACGAAATAATTTATAAGCAcatagttaaaaattttttgtataaattaaaatcaatctacGCAATATGGCCAATACTTGACAGCAAACAACCCACTATTAAaattatctttgcaaaatttcattcggatTGCCTCATTCGTTCCGACGGTATTGTGATTTCGTCTACCTGTTGaacgaacggatggacagacgattaagaatatttattataaatttttcgaggtgttattaACGAAATGGAGagatttgaagaaaatgcaCTTTATATATAGGGCGCACCCCCTAGTTCTGAGCTCAGTAACGAGATTCTGAAGTCCGTTTCTGGGGTAACTTCCCCTCGAATCCCTAGAGATCCAAAATGTACCCTCGGGGGATGTGCTCCCTATTGTTGTCGTTGGCGCTACACAGAAATTGCCGCGTGGATGTGGCAATCGCATTTTGATGCCCTCAGGAGTAAATTCAATGTGGGCTCCCTTTACTCATCATCATCGTCCTCCTTTTCTTCATCCTAAATTTtgaatagaaatgaaaattgcgttttcataatctactccttaatacaTAATCCTCAAGAACCCGTAGGCTGTTCCCAAGtccagtttttattttttgtttttacatattcgtaatctacttgcttataccttttatttgatacgcatattgcctaggttggaaCACCTCacctggtgggtataaaatatagcATTTTTAAGTTCCCGGTGTTGACtacggagtcgagcaatttgccTAGAGTCGGAATcggaatcgaatgaaaattgctcgactctgcAGCCCTGGTTGTAACAGAACCaaactgtgcaaaattcagtccaatcggataagaagagcttctaggggctcaagaaatccaaggaccacattatatgagagctatatccaaatctgaaccgaaatggccgatttggaccgtggaTTATCCAATGACTTCCATCAATtagaagtgcaaaatttcgagcagctagctttacgcgtttgaccgctctCGTAATtgcaatagacggacggacggaactAGGTTCAACAGCTCATGGTCGAACTTAATCTTTAAGCTGTAACATAATGATTTCATACGAAATGAAATTATGAAATACCTTATCTGAATCATGTCTACCAGTTTCTTACATGACCCACAAATTTCCCTTTGTAACTGTTAAAATGGCAACTCTTTTCAACTTTCACTAACGAGGCCTGATCAAAAATAatcgttattatacccaccacagtaggataggggatatattcattttgtcattccgtttgcaacacatcgaaatattcatttccgaccctacgaagtatatatatttcgaaccgtcgtaaaattctaagacgatttaacaatgagctgaaatttggcacaaatacgtctttttgatgcacgctcattaagttcttgaacgggccaaatcggaccatgcccatgaatgctttattttttatccgatttcgctgaaatttgaaacagttagtagcttaaggcttcccgacattcgatgggactaaatttagatatagatggcatatagaccgatctcccgataaagggtctgaagcccataaaagctttatttattgcccgatttcgccgaaatttgaatcagtgggttaatttaagcctcgcgacaactgacctaatctgacctggttcagatcggactatatctagatatagctgccatatagaccgatctcccgataaagggtctgaagcccataaaagctttatttattaccctattctgccgaaatttgaaacagtaagttgttttgaACCTCCTGATATCCGAGCTTAATGTGgttgaggtcggactatattcagatatagctgccatatagaccgatctgccgataaagggtatgaagccaattaaggctttattttttaaccaattttgaaaggtgagtagttttaggcttcctgacataggactcaaatatgattcagatcggtttaattttaaatatagccgtcatctagaccgatctgcctataaagggtctgaagcagataaaagatttatttattatccgatttggttaaaatttcaaacagggggttattttaaacctcccgacatctaacctaaatatggataaaatcggagtatatttagatatagctgtcatacaaatcgatctctatttGGAGATCGatcggtctgaagcccataaaagcataattttttaacagatttcgctgaaatttgaaatagtgagtagtttaacgcctcccaacataggactcaaatattgttcagattggactatatttagatatagctgccatatacaccgatctgccgataaagggtctaaagcccataaaagctttatttagtacccgattttgctgaaatttgttacagtgattgttttgagcctcccgatatccgaccttaatatggttgagtttggactatattcagatatagctgccatttagaccgatctgccgataaagagcttgaagcccataaaaactttatttttttatccgatttcgctgaaatttgaagcagtgggtagttttagatcTCCCGACAttcgtctcaaatatggtttggataagactatatttagatatagctgccatacagaccaatctcctgataaagagtataaagcctataaaagcccagtaagtagttttaggccacccgccatctgacccaaatatggtaaagttcggactgtatttggatatagctgtcatatagaccgatatgccgattaaggttctgaagctcataaaagctttatttattacccgattatgttgaaatttgaaatacaaaattcaacagtgacttatatttattaaaccactcaatgtccgtgccgtgaatttgggtgcataagttatccaattttcaccggattgtgacgaattacatatatacccgaggtggcgggtatccgaagttcggcccggccgaacttaatgcctttttactagttttcaaATTTCGTGAGTTACGTATGTTCGATTTTCGCTTATTTTCCGTTATGTTAGTACACGTTTCTGTTATGTATGGTTGGTAATATCAGCCATTTTGGAttgtcaatttgttttttttttttgacagatAAGGTTGGTGTTTTGGTGGGCTCTTTGATTTCTTACTATTAAGTTTTATCTAACCAAAAAGGGGATTACTTTGAAGGGGACAAGAtagttattgatgaataaataaatactttttgaaaaaatttaaaataacgcctattttttttatcagattataacttcgatgggttgcaaacggaaggacgaGGTTAGTATTACTTGGAAGGGACACGATAGTTATTAAAGAATAAATAATtgctttttttaacaaatttaaaataacgCTTATTTTTTGATCAGAATCGAACATAGCTGACTTGAAATAAATTGTAAAGTTAGTTCGTCTCTTGCCAGGCCTCAATACTGCACTTGTCCAACAGCATCGGAGGCGGTAAGCAGCAGAAACCCAATAAACTTATTCGACATAAACTTCATTATAggctttttcttttcttgtctTTCTTTCTGGAGTTTCTTGTTAATTCTACAGGCCACTTCTAGGAGATTTACACCGGATGGACaaagggacggacggatatgactaGATCGATTTGGAATGTCTAGGCGATTAAGAACATTTGTACATTATGGAgtagcagatcaatatttcgaggtgttacaaacggaatgactagtacCCGcctgcatcctatggtggtgggaattacaaataaaaatcatttcatacccaaatgaaaattcaatttctgtttgttcataatcacatttttgtttgcttatttTGGAACTTAGTTGataagagggtgcggatataaaaccgccctatgccactatggacatacacctaagccagtaattggtggagggtataaattgGGTTGTTGTGTGCTTTAaacaataaaaagtaacctcgaaaaagaaaatctaagtctggaattcagtgctacttaaaaaaacccccaattgttttccatatcgcGCTCTTAAGTTGGTTCAGTTGTCTTAagttgtctggtattgtatcctcACCTAAAGCTGCCATTATACGATAAGACATGTCATTTGAACTAacactttctgtattcataagacttgtcttatgcACGTCGTATACGAATAGAGCGTGCTCTAATCGgtatgtattctcatatgtattgtactttttttatatacatgtatgttcgatgaaataaaagcatgatttaatcgaaaaagttgcatatttattccaacaacttgtacaactttcagagttgctgtttttgaaataacatatgacatgtcttatcACCTAATGGCAGCTTAGATGGCTGTTAGCCACGAAATTAGCCACGCAATgccataggaaatgctctaaagtctgatcatcttccccacataccctacacatgctattacttgccgcaccgattttgcataagtcagctcgtagtcctatgagtcctgttatgataccgaaaggtTGATCGCTTGATTTGGTCCTATTTTTCATTTACCTTGGAAGTGTACGAGAAAAGCAAAATTGTTAGCAGGAGTTTTATCCCATCGATAAATTAATGCCACTGTTAGTTATTACGAACTGTATTTCTTCAAAGAGAAACTGGTCCTAAAGCTGATTCgtcgaaatatttatcaaaataaTTTAGTAGTCTACatctatcttcttatatataaaaatcaatttgtgctagtttgtcggtttgtttgctggttttgacttaaaaacggctgaagcgattttcatgaaattttcgctgatggttttggcatttttttatatctgaagggggagcggaccctcccccttaccctaatttttcaGGAACGCCAGATATCGGTGATGCGTGGttggatttaagcgaaattttgtgtgctctcttatagtaaactgaaaacaaatttcggatggggtacctagggtgccgccacacccccaaaacctaccaaatatatatttagaccaatcacggcaatatgggactcaaatgaaaggtatttaagattagaaaaagtatctgatatccaattgtcggaccaagtttttggggggacCATTccaactccccaaaacacccctaaatcggacatatatatcgaccatggaaatatggaaaggtatttatgagtaaaatgcgaatctgatatccaaatgtgggaccaaatttGGGGGTCcatccattccccaaaacaccccccaaacaggacttatttactgaccgttgtaatatggggcttaaataaaaggtatttgagtgtagaatacgagtctgatatccaaatgtaaggccaagtgtttggggggccgcccctcccaaaaacacccccaaagagaacaaatttatgaccataacaatatggggctcaaaagaaaggagtaaagcacgaaactgatatcaatattcgggaaaaagtgtctatagaGCCACCCtttccccataacaccacccatataggacgtatttgctgacatatattttcagggccaagtcactgagtggtcgcccatcactcctaaatcgggcttATTTGCCGACCACGTCaaagtggggctcaaatgaaaggtattggggagaagagtacgaaattgatacccactttgggGATCAATTGAGATACTTGCACATACAAGCACACATTCTGAAGGATTTTGGAAGATCTAATCGGCCTCTAAATAGTATTGGCAAGCAATACAAAGTTTTGCTTacactttatgaccaaatgccaCCGCTTATGTGTCTGGTTGTCCGCTGGATGGCCTACATTATCCGTTGAAGAGTACACCGGGAAATGTGTGTCAAAGAATAGTTTTAGCGTTTCtgcactagacattgtccacacattcactgacttctgaatgtattCTACCATAATAATAGGcttcgaggataggatcttccttaggcCCGGGACCTCGGTTGCATCCTCCACAAAGCTGCGGAATTTCATCCAGCCTTTTTAACTTTTAGCACAGCCTTATAGACGTCTGAGTCGTGTGGTgtccttgtggctttcgccatattgaagagttttcttcCTTAGACTAACCAGATCCGGGGTCCATCcgtggcggtcgctgtttgccccttggtttgGTTCTAGGTAATGCTGACATAAGCGAGTCATTAAGGGTGCCTTCGTGacccgcttgaccattatgtatatgtcctccgcagtttccacttccttttcaagtctagaggGGATAGTCGTGCAACTTCTGTAGTATttcatctcaaaaaaaaaaaaaaaatgagcgaAGGAAGTCCGGAATACCTATACCAAAAGCTAAAGTTTGGAAGACCAAACCGAAGAATAGTAATAGTCCAGCCTCGATATCGCCTGTTAATTTCAGAAcggaaaatttttgcaatccGGTTGTAGATCTCTCTGCCCCCAAAGATGCAATCCTTGGGCAACGCAAAACACTTCAAACAATATTTCTTACCATTGTAACCTCGCAAACTATAATAATGAAACGATTTTTATAATGCCGAATAATGACTAGActattgtttttttaataaattcccAATATTATTAATTTCAGTTAGACGAACTTGTGAATAGTGTTGCTGAACAAGGACTTTTACCTTTGCAAATGGCTCTAATGGGTAAAAGTTTACCTATTGCTCAAACCCTTGTAAAAAATGGATCCGCAAATATCAACGCATACGACTCTAAGgtatttttatcaatttttttgtttatacttCGTCGTCTAATATTGTTTTTCTCATGTAGGGAGATACTATTCTTATAGATGCCGTAAAACGCGGAGATAAATTTTCTGCCGAATTCGttctaaaaaataattgcgATTTAAATCAAACATCAAGGTAtgttaatttttggaaaataacaCTCAGAACCCAGAACGATCAACAACCTTCTTTCAGATCTTCAGCAGATACAGCCTTACATGTTATATGTGCATACAGTCCACAAACTATTGATGCAGGTCTGTATTCGGACATGGTTGGGGTGGGTCAAACATTGTTGTCAATGAATCCTAACGTGAATATACAAAACCGTTCGGGTCAGACTCCTTTGCATTTAGCTATTGAATGCGACAATGTCGAAATGCAGAACCTTTTGCTAGGTGTAAATAATATAGACATTAACCTAAGAACAAATGACGAAAAGTGTTGCCTAGAATTAAGTTTAATGCGTGATGCCGAATTTGGTATAAAACTCGCTGGAAGATTGATAGAAATGGGAGCTGCAACTAATCCATTAAAATCGGAAACGCACGACAGCTTGTTGCAAGTTTTAGCTTCCTCTCATTTGGAAAACTCAGCTGTTTTTCTTGCTGATTAtgccgatttaaatcatattaacaGTCGTGGTTTTACTGCTCTGCACATAGCAGCGGAAAAAAACCTCAAGAAACTGGCAGAGAAGTTACTTGAAGCGGGGGCATCGCCGAATATTCAGGCAGGCGTTGCCGATCTTAAATCGCCATTGCACGTTGCAGTAGAATCGAATGCGGCAAACGTTATTGAAGCTTTTGTGGATTTTGCCACTAAAAGCAAGGTTGGTTTTAGTGGCGAAACGGGCGAAATCcctaattttaatataaaaaatgcaAACGGCGATTCGCCGTTAAGTTTGAGTCTATTTTTAAATAGAACGGAGCTTGTCCCAATCTTGATAAAAGGTGGAGCTGATGTGAATACCCGAAATGGACAAGATATGACATTGTTGCATCAATCCATTCTAAATCACGAATCAGATATTGCAGTTTTTTTATTGGAACAAGGTGCCGATTTGAATGCTTTGACCGGAGAACAGGAGTCGTCCCTACAGTTGGCCATTCATTGCCATATGCCTGAGGTTGTTGATGCCTTATGTACACGTGGCGTAGCCTTGAGTGCGCCAAACAACAAAGGCGATGCCCCACTTTGGACAGCACTCGAATTGGAATATGAGGATGTAGCACAAGTCTTAGTTCGCCACGGCGTCGATACGGATAACTGGGGACCTGGTCCAGATGGTTGCCAGCAAACGTTGCTACACAGGGCTATAGATGAAAATAAAGAGTCTGTGGCTATATTTCTTATACGTAGCCAATGCGATCTTGACTCCCCTAGGCAGCTTGGACCAAAAGGAGAAGGTGGCGATGAAGCAACTAATAAGTCATCGCCCCTCCATTTGTGCGCACAATGGGGTCTTGTTAAAGTTCTTCAAAATCTAATCGATCATGGGGCAAATGTAAACGCACTGGATGCAGAAAATAAGTCTCCTCTTCAAGTCGCAATAGAGAATCAGCATGAAGAAATTATATCCATTCTACTTTGCCATCCTGCAATCGATCTGAAAATTCGGGACAAGCACGGTAACACTCCATTTGCAGCTGCCTTGGCGATACGCAACCACAGGGCAGCTCAAagaattcttgatcgtctaccCAATGCAGCGGAACAAATGGACTCGAGAGGGCGAAACTTTTTACAT
This Stomoxys calcitrans chromosome 2, idStoCalc2.1, whole genome shotgun sequence DNA region includes the following protein-coding sequences:
- the LOC106094883 gene encoding rabankyrin-5, with protein sequence MGSTADSATLQKLEQHLTLLKEEYTKLQRGYADLERKYSKAVATTDLEGAGEFSSFVSRLVLTVASLYGRTVYSDLKIKMRTKIMPAHKFVLHARSEDWREDVLSDVEELDWSDMEEDISMALLRWIYMDVVELQHDHLSLGLLKASHRFHLPGLLGLCERALVASVGVRSCVRFYCVAEEVGAASLLDYCSGLISTHWDDLTPQDFEHMSGPLLFKMLKNKTKYPLHAAIRLLREDVVFLCLVENDGKLDELVNSVAEQGLLPLQMALMGKSLPIAQTLVKNGSANINAYDSKGDTILIDAVKRGDKFSAEFVLKNNCDLNQTSRSSADTALHVICAYSPQTIDAGLYSDMVGVGQTLLSMNPNVNIQNRSGQTPLHLAIECDNVEMQNLLLGVNNIDINLRTNDEKCCLELSLMRDAEFGIKLAGRLIEMGAATNPLKSETHDSLLQVLASSHLENSAVFLADYADLNHINSRGFTALHIAAEKNLKKLAEKLLEAGASPNIQAGVADLKSPLHVAVESNAANVIEAFVDFATKSKVGFSGETGEIPNFNIKNANGDSPLSLSLFLNRTELVPILIKGGADVNTRNGQDMTLLHQSILNHESDIAVFLLEQGADLNALTGEQESSLQLAIHCHMPEVVDALCTRGVALSAPNNKGDAPLWTALELEYEDVAQVLVRHGVDTDNWGPGPDGCQQTLLHRAIDENKESVAIFLIRSQCDLDSPRQLGPKGEGGDEATNKSSPLHLCAQWGLVKVLQNLIDHGANVNALDAENKSPLQVAIENQHEEIISILLCHPAIDLKIRDKHGNTPFAAALAIRNHRAAQRILDRLPNAAEQMDSRGRNFLHLAIMKDDLESVLFLLAIQVDVNSRVHDANQSTPLHLAAASRNEMITRNLILAEARINERDAIQKTPLHIAAERCNLAAVSALLQNGADYDAVDGEGNNALHIAVRSGHLTIVRELLTESSINAEAINNKGRNPLHELCRTGEDKNAAAICDLFIESMPKYPINVPDMDGNTPLLLAFMRGQAPLCKVLVKNGACLGTENREGISIFNFKLATDQLLHKLLDQLPQESPWSESDLCQECNTKFTLTMRKHHCRHCGRVVCSKCSNNDVPILKFGINKPVRVCGVCFDVLQGVNGNLQ